In a genomic window of Bubalus bubalis isolate 160015118507 breed Murrah chromosome 17, NDDB_SH_1, whole genome shotgun sequence:
- the LOC123465032 gene encoding negative elongation factor E — translation MLVIPPGLSEEEEALQKKFNKLKKKKKALLALKKESSSSTASQGGVKRSLSEQPVVDTATATEQAKQLVKSGAISAIKAETKNSGFKRSRTLEGKLKDPEKGPVPTFQPFQRSVSADDDLQESSRRPQRKSLYESFVSSSDRLRELGPDGEEAEGPGAGDGPPRSFDWGYEERGGARSSASPPRSRSRDRSRERNRDRDRDRDRERDRERDRDRDRDRDRDRDRDRDRDRDRERDREGPFRRSDSFPERRAPRKGNTLYVYGEDMTPTLLRGAFSPFGNIIDLSMDPPRNCAFVTYEKMESADQAVAELNGTQVESVQLKVSIARKQPMLDAATGKSVWGSLAVQNSPKGCHRDKRTQIVYSDDVYKENLVDGF, via the coding sequence ATGTTGGTGATACCCCCCGGACTGagcgaggaggaggaggctcTGCAGAAGAAATTCAAcaaactcaagaaaaagaaaaaggcattgctggctctgaagaaggaaagtagcagcagcacagccaGCCAAGGCGGTGTCAAACGCTCGCTGTCAGAGCAGCCTGTGGTGGACACAGCCACAGCCACAGAGCAGGCCAAGCAGCTGGTGAAGTCAGGAGCCATCAGTGCCATCAAGGCCGAGACCAAGAACTCAGGCTTCAAGCGTTCTCGGACCCTAGAGGGGAAGTTAAAGGACCCTGAGAAGGGGCCGGTCCCCACTTTCCAACCGTTCCAGAGGAGCGTATCTGCTGACGACGACCTACAGGAGTCGTCCAGACGTCCACAGAGGAAATCTTTGTATGAGAGCTTTGTATCTTCCAGTGATCGGCTTCGGGAACTGGGGCCAGATGGGGAAGAGGCAGAGGGCCCAGGAGCTGGCGATGGTCCCCCTCGAAGCTTCGACTGGGGCTACGAAGAACGTGGTGGTGCCCGTtcctcagcctcccctccccgAAGCCGCAGCCGGGACCGCAGTCGTGAGCGGAACCGAGACAGAGACCGAGATCGGGATCGAGAGCGAGACCGGGAGCGGGACCGAGACCGTGATCGAGACCGGGACAGGGACCGAGATAGGGACCGAGATCGAGACCGGGACAGGGAGCGCGACCGAGAGGGCCCTTTCCGCAGGTCAGACTCGTTCCCTGAACGCCGGGCCCCTCGGAAGGGAAACACTCTGTATGTGTATGGTGAAGACATGACGCCCACCCTCCTCCGTGGGGCCTTCTCTCCCTTTGGAAACATCATTGACCTCTCCATGGACCCACCCAGAAACTGTGCCTTCGTCACCTATGAAAAGATGGAGTCAGCAGATCAGGCCGTTGCTGAGCTCAACGGGACCCAAGTGGAGTCTGTACAGCTCAAAGTCAGCATTGCCCGAAAACAGCCCATGCTGGATGCCGCCACGGGCAAGTCTGTCTGGGGCTCCCTGGCTGTCCAGAATAGCCCTAAGGGCTGCCACCGGGACAAGAGGACTCAGATTGTCTACAGCGACGATGTCTACAAGGAAAACCTTGTGGACGGCTTCTAG